A single Mangifera indica cultivar Alphonso chromosome 20, CATAS_Mindica_2.1, whole genome shotgun sequence DNA region contains:
- the LOC123204213 gene encoding phosphoethanolamine N-methyltransferase 1-like, translated as MAAQEEREVQKNYWIEHSADLTVEAMMLDSKAVDLDKEERPEVLSLLPSYEGKTVLELGAGIGRFTGMLALKAGQLIALDFIENVIKKNEEVNGHHENVKFMCADVASPDLKFGDESVDLIFSNWLLMYLSDNEVEKVAERMLKWLKVGGYLFFRESCFHQSGDSKRKHNPSHYREPRFYTKVFKKCQVVDGSGNSFELSLVGCKCIGAYVRNKKNQNQICWIWQKVSSQNDRDFQQFLDNVQYKLNGILRYERVFGHGFVSTGGVETTKEFVAKLDLKPGQKVLDVGCGIGGGDFYMADKFDVDVVGIDLSVNMISFAIERAIGLKYSVEFEVADCTKKEYPDNTFDVIYSRDTILHIQDKPALFRSFFKWLKPGGKVLISDYCKSSGTPSSEFAEYIKQRGYDLHDVKAYGQMLWDAGFVDVLVEDCTDQFIKILQRELDTVEKDKDAFINDFSQEDYDEIVGGWKAKLIRSSSGEQRWGLFIAKKK; from the exons GTCCTCTCTCTACTTCCATCATACGAAGGAAAAACGGTGTTGGAGCTAGGAGCTGGAATTGGTAGATTTACTGGGATGTTAGCTCTGAAGGCTGGTCAGCTTATAGCTCTGGACTTCATTGAAAATGTAATAAAGAAG AACGAGGAAGTGAATGGGCATCATGAGAATGTAAAATTTATGTGTGCTGATGTGGCATCACCAGACTTGAAATTTGGTGATGAATCAGTGGACTTGATATTCTCAAATTGGTTGCTTATGTACCTTTCAGATAACGAG GTGGAAAAAGTGGCAGAAAGGATGCTTAAATGGCTGAAGGTTGGTGGCTACCTTTTTTTCAGGGAGTCTTGTTTTCATCAATCTGGAGACAGCAAGCGAAAACACAACCCAAGCCATTATCGTGAACCCAGATTTTATACAAAG GTGTTTAAAAAATGCCAGGTAGTTGATGGTTCAGGAAACTCTTTTGAACTCTCGTTGGTTGGCTGCAAGTGCATTGGAGCATATGTGAGAaacaaaaagaatcaaaatcag ATTTGCTGGATTTGGCAAAAAGTATCTTCACAGAATGACAGGGATTTCCAGCAGTTCTTGGATAATGTTCAATATAAATTGAATGGAATTCTTCGTTATGAGCGCGTCTTTGGACACGGTTTTGTGAGCACAGGAGGAGTTG AAACAACAAAAGAATTTGTGGCTAAACTGGATCTGAAGCCTGGCCAGAAAGTTTTAGATGTTGGCTGTGGCATCGGGGGAGGTGACTTCTACATGGCTGATAAGTTTGATGTCGACGTTGTTGGAATTGATCTCTCTGTAAACATGATTTCTTTTGCTATTGAGCGAGCCATTGGACTCAAATACTCAGTTGAATTTGAAGTTGCTGACTGCACTAAGAAAGAATATCCTGACAATACATTCGATGTAATCTACAGCCGTGATACAATTCTACACATTCAA GACAAACCCGCATTGTTCAGATCTTTCTTCAAATGGTTGAAGCCTGGAGGCAAGGTTCTCATCAGTGATTACTGCAAAAGCTCTGGAACTCCATCATCAGAATTTGCAGAGTATATCAAGCAGAGAGGATATGACCTCCATGATGTGAAAGCATACGGCCAG ATGCTTTGGGATGCTGGTTTTGTTGATGTCCTTGTAGAAGATTGTACCGATCAG TTCATAAAAATTCTGCAGCGGGAACTCGATACTGTTGAGAAGGACAAGGATGCATTCATCAATGACTTTTCCCAG GAAGATTACGATGAAATAGTTGGTGGATGGAAGGCAAAACTGATTAGGAGTTCGTCAGGTGAGCAGAGATGGGGCCTTTTTATTGCCAAGAAAAAATGA